The proteins below come from a single Tachysurus fulvidraco isolate hzauxx_2018 chromosome 26, HZAU_PFXX_2.0, whole genome shotgun sequence genomic window:
- the med22 gene encoding mediator of RNA polymerase II transcription subunit 22 isoform X2 produces the protein MATQRVLSQSKETLLQNYNKRLKDDIRSILDNFTEIIKTAKVEDETQVSRATQAEQDHYEMHVRAANIVRAGESLMKLVSDLKQFLILNDFPSVNEAISLRNQQLRALQEECDKKLISLRDEIAVDLYELEEEYYSSRYK, from the exons atggccACACAAAGAGTTCTCTCTCAAAGTAAAGAGACTCTTCTGCAGAATTACAACAAGAGACTAAAAGATGACATCAGATCCATACTGGACAACTTCACTGAGATCATCAAAACTGCCAAG GTGGAAGACGAAACCCAGGTCTCTAGAGCAACACAAGCAGAGCAGGACCACTATGAAATGCACGTCAGAGCTGCCAACATC GTACGAGCTGGTGAGTCTCTGATGAAGCTGGTGTCAGACCTGAAGCAGTTCCTGATTCTGAACGATTTCCCATCTGTAAACGAGGCCATTAGCCTGCGCAACCAACAACTACGTGCCCTGCAGGAGGAATGCGATAAGAAGCTCATCTCCCTGCGCGACGAGATCGCCGTCGACCTGTACGAGCTCGAGGAAGAGTATTACTCATCCAGGTACAAATAG
- the rpl7a gene encoding 60S ribosomal protein L7a, producing the protein MPKGKKAKGKKVAPAPLVAKKHEVKKVVNPLFEKRPKNFGIGQDIQPKRDLTRFVKWPRYVRLQRQRAILYKRLKVPPAINQFNQALDRQTATQLFKLAHKYRPETKQEKKRRLLARAEQKAAGKGDAPTKRPPVLRAGVNTVTSLVESKKAQLVVIAHDVDPIELVVFLPALCRKMGVPYCIVKGKARLGRLVHRKTCTSVCFTQTNPEDRAALAKLVEAIKTNYNDRYEEIRRHWGGNILGPKSTARIAKLEKAKAKELATKLG; encoded by the exons ATG CCTAAAGGAAAGAAGGCCAAGGGGAAGAAGGTGGCACCTGCCCCTTTGGTGGCTAAGAAGCATGAGGTCAAGAAGGTTGTGAACCCCCTCTTTGAGAAAAGGCCGAAGAACTTTGGCATTG GTCAGGACATCCAGCCCAAACGGGATCTCACCCGGTTCGTGAAATGGCCACGATATGTTCGTCTGCAGCGACAGCGGGCTATCTTGTACAAGCGTCTGAAGGTTCCTCCTGCAATCAACCAGTTCAACCAGGCTCTGGACCGCCAGACCG CTACCCAGCTGTTCAAGTTGGCTCACAAGTACAGGCCTGAGACCAAGCAGGAGAAGAAGCGCAGGCTGCTGGCTCGTGCTGAACAGAAGGCTGCAGGGAAGGGAGATGCCCCAACTAAAAGGCCACCTGTCCTCCGTGCAG GTGTGAACACGGTCACATCCCTTGTAGAGAGCAAAAAGGCCCAGCTGGTTGTGATCGCTCATGATGTCGACCCAATTGAG CTGGTGGTGTTCCTGCCTGCTCTGTGCCGTAAGATGGGTGTACCTTACTGCATTGTGAAAGGAAAAGCCAGACTGGGTCGACTTGTACACAGGAAGACCTGCACCTCTGTCTGCTTCACACAGACCAACCC TGAGGACAGAGCTGCTCTTGCCAAGCTGGTAGAGGCCATCAAGACCAACTACAATGACCGATATGAGGAG ATCCGTCGTCACTGGGGTGGAAACATCCTGGGCCCCAAGTCGACAGCTCGCATTGCTAAACTTGAAAAGGCGAAGGCCAAGGAGCTGGCTACCAAACTGGGTTAA